The Pseudomonadota bacterium genome includes the window GTGTCCGTGTCGGAATCCGTGTCGGTGTCGGTCGAGGCGTCCGAGTCATTCGTGCCGCCGTCGGAGCAGGCAGCTCCGAGCAGGGCCGCCCAGCAGATCAACCACGTAACATGGCGCATCTTGTATCCCCCTTGTTCCTTTATTCGGCCGTTCGGACGCAGAGCACGTTCCTGGAGGTGGTCTTCGCGACGTTCGACACGCCTCCCCTGGCGACCTCGTTCCCGGTGTCGTTGAACCACACGACATACGCCGTCCCCACGTTCAGCGGGTGCGTCGTCGACGACCAGTACGCCCCGATCGTGAAACCGGCGGAGGTGAAGAACGCGGTGTTGACCGCCGGCGCAGTCGTCTTGTTCTCCTCAACTAACGACGCTAGCTCCGTGACGTTCGGCAGCCTCCAGTCCGCGTGGCCGTCGTAGTCGAGCTGATCGCAATGGGAGAGCGCGACGACCCAGGACGAGCCCGCCGGGACGTCGCCGGTGGCCCACTCCAGATCGGTCTGCTGATCGACGACCGTCGGGAAGGATTCGATGCCCCCCATGACGA containing:
- a CDS encoding DUF1566 domain-containing protein — encoded protein: MRKHTSVWIILGAAALWAATAAATTPRFVMGGIESFPTVVDQQTDLEWATGDVPAGSSWVVALSHCDQLDYDGHADWRLPNVTELASLVEENKTTAPAVNTAFFTSAGFTIGAYWSSTTHPLNVGTAYVVWFNDTGNEVARGGVSNVAKTTSRNVLCVRTAE